From the Fulvia fulva chromosome 2, complete sequence genome, one window contains:
- a CDS encoding Porphobilinogen deaminase, protein MASTVQQDDNAHKVTKASRPSDSTQTFHVGTRRSILARVQADEVVKALREAWPEHNFEIHAMSTTGDNNQKTALHKFNEKALWTQELEVLLQSKELDLIVHSLKDMPTQLPHDLELGCVTKREDPRDALVLHPSLVGKVKSLKDLPEGAVVGTSSLRRTAQLKRHYPQLQFKDVRGNIGTRLGKLDAADSEYSAICIAVAGLERLGMGGRINTFLSKDHGGMLHAVGQGALGIEIRKDDKRTADLLSRIGCDRTHRQALTERSLMRTLEGGCSVPIGVETEWVAKKRFHDTHVGVGIKPAEDYHQASGTAVPGGDTSTKEQEDEKTDELIMRAIVVSLDGQEAAEIETRRLITNHAQAEELGFDAAKLLVQQGADKILEQVQLNRGIIQEQGNA, encoded by the coding sequence ATGGCGTCCACTGTACAGCAGGACGACAATGCGCACAAGGTCACCAAGGCGAGCAGGCCCAGTGACAGCACACAGACCTTCCATGTCGGCACGAGAAGATCCATCCTGGCGCGAGTGCAGGCCGACGAGGTGGTAAAGGCATTGAGGGAGGCATGGCCGGAGCACAACTTCGAGATACACGCCATGAGCACCACGGGCGATAACAACCAGAAGACGGCATTGCACAAGTTCAATGAGAAGGCGCTATGGACACAGGAATTGGAGGTCTTGCTGCAGAGCAAGGAGCTGGATCTGATTGTGCACAGTCTGAAAGACATGCCTACGCAGCTACCACACGACTTGGAGCTAGGCTGTGTCACAAAGCGGGAAGATCCTCGTGATGCTTTGGTCCTGCATCCAAGTCTGGTCGGCAAGGTGAAATCGTTGAAGGACCTGCCGGAAGGTGCGGTGGTCGGCACATCGAGCCTTCGTCGCACAGCACAACTCAAGCGTCACTACCCACAACTTCAATTCAAGGACGTTAGAGGAAACATCGGCACTCGTCTCGGTAAGCTTGATGCCGCCGACTCTGAGTACTCGGCCATTTGTATCGCCGTGGCTGGACTAGAGCGACTCGGCATGGGCGGCCGCATCAATACCTTCCTATCAAAAGACCACGGGGGCATGCTACATGCAGTCGGTCAGGGTGCATTGGGCATTGAGATCAGAAAAGACGACAAGCGAACTGCAGACTTGCTGTCCAGAATTGGCTGTGACCGCACGCACCGCCAAGCTCTCACTGAGCGCAGCTTGATGCGGACGCTTGAGGGAGGCTGCTCAGTGCCTATAGGTGTTGAGACGGAGTGGGTGGCCAAAAAGCGATTCCACGATACACATGTTGGTGTTGGCATCAAGCCGGCAGAGGACTACCACCAGGCCAGTGGTACGGCTGTGCCGGGGGGCGATACTTCAACCAAAGAACAAGAAGACGAGAAAACCGATGAACTCATAATGCGCGCAATTGTCGTCAGTCTGGACGGGCAGGAAGCTGCAGAGATAGAGACAAGACGCCTAATCACTAATCACGCACAAGCTGAGGAGCTGGGTTTCGATGCGGCCAAACTACTCGTTCAGCAGGGAGCAGATAAGATCCTCGAGCAGGTTCAACTCAATAGAGGTATCATTCAAGAGCAGGGCAATGCATAG
- a CDS encoding Eukaryotic translation initiation factor 4E type 3 yields MANPPRLHVSGLPDIGAEEKAATTSPARGAEMLNFLQTRLHQKNRAPPLVHSWDFWHDRQDRSVNGSSNVPPSDTYEARLEHLAQISDVKQFWSVFNNFDITQLKLRDSVHLFHKGVKPVWEDPRNARGGSWTFRVPKSQASAFWQEVCMMAIGEQLQGAVEEPGRATFRDDICGVSLGVRFNSMLVQIWNRDGGHEVGTERIVKTVLEGLSEQLKPREGTYYYKKHNEHAGFGGRPNSTRPTSSDSGASQGSSNRGVEEVQSIDAVVEGA; encoded by the coding sequence ATGGCGAACCCTCCACGACTACATGTTTCCGGTCTGCCGGATATCGGTGCTGAGGAAAAGGCCGCAACCACTTCTCCAGCTAGAGGAGCTGAGATGCTCAACTTCCTGCAGACACGACTACACCAGAAGAACAGAGCACCGCCCCTCGTACACAGCTGGGACTTCTGGCACGACCGACAGGACCGCTCTGTGAATGGCAGCAGCAATGTTCCCCCATCAGATACTTACGAGGCTCGTCTGGAACATCTCGCCCAGATCAGCGACGTGAAGCAGTTCTGGAGCGTCTTCAACAATTTCGACATCACTCAGCTTAAACTGCGCGACTCCGTGCACTTGTTCCACAAAGGCGTGAAGCCAGTATGGGAGGATCCACGCAATGCACGAGGCGGTAGCTGGACGTTCAGAGTGCCGAAGAGCCAGGCAAGCGCTTTTTGGCAAGAGGTCTGCATGATGGCTATTGGCGAACAGCTGCAGGGTGCTGTGGAAGAGCCAGGCCGAGCAACGTTCAGGGACGATATTTGCGGTGTCAGTTTAGGCGTGCGATTCAATAGCATGCTGGTTCAGATATGGAATCGCGATGGTGGCCACGAGGTAGGGACGGAGAGGATAGTAAAAACAGTGCTTGAGGGGCTAAGTGAACAACTGAAGCCGAGGGAGGGGACATACTACTACAAGAAGCATAACGAACATGCCGGGTTTGGTGGTCGGCCGAATTCAACAAGACCAACGTCGAGCGACTCTGGGGCCAGTCAAGGAAGCAGCAACCGCGGGGTGGAGGAAGTGCAATCAATAGATGCGGTAGTGGAGGGAGCATAA
- a CDS encoding S-M checkpoint control protein rad4: protein MAQTVDTDSQLPLKGVVLCYTSIAQDVRTKLADAASQMGAIHKLDLTSDVTHLLVGATATPKYRYVAKDRPDIKPLAPAFIDAVREVWMEGGDVDLGALEKEHMIPPFSGLQICLTGFEDMSKRKEIEETVKGNGGRYNGDLTKHVTHLIAARPEGPKYTHAKQWQINVVSLKWIEDCLVRGMALDETLYRPELPLEQQGKGAFRTKRPLDKRPREAAPVAAGEKPGRKKMRKSASMRLDSQSQDMWRDISAQEVQVDNTEMDAWNDESQSAAPVPRPASRHRPEAPAEPAAHREQNGLFSGHFILIQGFDDAKARKLKRFLEPNGATIVQSPNELEAASGVSGFQSRCLLMPHAQPIVLPGVPPGTILVTEWWVERCIHYRRHLDPQEDSLSSPLTNALVTGFASLTISTSGFGSVDLRQTAEAVKLMGATYQESLSPNTSVLVCAAENLKREKALYATKHGIPVVSADWLWASYKDKQSVSFDRFRISLEAFDAKELRTSSPAASTERSDNRSSRGSGQDAKWTDDLLQPKRLSNTRKRHAVPALQLKAPAPKSSKLKPRSGPFVYEEDEDDAVIVNNDPPAHEEQAGVQDPLSPPSDGPLREISPNASQQRSQHGGDLGRGEADKADPFVPEKKGKTAELEAPIKSPKKSPKRSPVKDGGQGLKTAQELTSNLASLLGRKDSDNPGSSGGPQKRKHRPLGRNLSGISNRSASASGSPALPAEVSESMDADGFHFSKMAPELPPSTQLGYETPEVEAHLREMSKKMGTTLLPDELSGRRVSNKATVKDSSEVVAKTSAMAAVGSRAKVRTRAKG from the exons ATGGCGCAGACTGTAGATACTG ACAGCCAATTGCCGCTTAAAGGCGTAGTCTTATGTTATACGTCAATAGCACAGGATGTTCGC ACCAAACTCGCCGATGCCGCGTCACAGATGGGCGCCATTCATAAACTGGACCTCACTTCCGATGTAACACATCTGCTTGTTGGCGCCACCGCGACACCCAAGTATCGCTATGTCGCCAAAGACCGACCCGACATCAAACCCCTGGCACCTGCATTCATAGATGCTGTTCGAGAAGTGTGGATGGAGGGCGGTGATGTCGACTTGGGAGCGTTGGAGAAGGAGCACATGATCCCACCTTTCTCTGGATTACAGATATGTCTGACCGGGTTCGAGGACATGTCCAAGAGGAAAGAGATCGAAGAGACTGTGAAAGGGAACGGCGGACGGTATAATGGCGATCTGACCAAGCACGTCACACATCTTATTGCTGCCAGACCAGAAGGTCCCAAGTACACGCACGCCAAGCAGTGGCAGATCAACGTGGTGAGCCTCAAGTGGATCGAGGACTGCTTGGTGCGAGGTATGGCTCTAGACGAAACTCTTTACCGACCCGAGCTGCCTCTAGAACAGCAAGGCAAAGGTGCGTTTCGCACAAAGAGACCACTGGACAAACGACCACGAGAAGCTGCACCAGTTGCGGCTGGAGAAAAGCCGGGTCGCAAGAAGATGCGGAAATCAGCTTCGATGCGACTGGACTCGCAAAGTCAGGACATGTGGCGAGATATATCTGCTCAGGAGGTACAAGTGGACAACACGGAAATGGATGCTTGGAATGACGAAAGCCAAAGCGCTGCTCCGGTGCCGAGACCAGCATCGCGACACAGACCGGAGGCGCCAGCAGAGCCCGCTGCACACCGCGAACAGAATGGTCTCTTCTCTGGGCATTTCATCCTCATACAAGGGTTCGATGATGCGAAAGCGAGGAAGCTGAAGCGGTTTCTCGAACCCAACGGAGCCACGATCGTTCAATCGCCCAATGAGCTCGAGGCTGCCTCAGGAGTATCTGGCTTCCAAAGTCGATGTCTTCTGATGCCCCATGCACAGCCGATTGTTCTACCAGGCGTCCCACCAGGAACCATACTCGTCACAGAATGGTGGGTCGAGCGATGCATACACTACAGGCGCCACCTCGATCCACAAGAGGATTCTTTGAGCTCCCCACTCACAAATGCTCTGGTGACAGGCTTCGCAAGCCTTACCATATCTACCTCGGGATTCGGTAGCGTGGACCTGCGGCAGACTGCGGAGGCAGTGAAGTTAATGGGCGCCACTTATCAGGAATCTTTGTCTCCTAACACATCAGTCCTAGTCTGCGCGGCGGAGAACTTGAAACGCGAAAAGGCCTTGTACGCGACGAAGCACGGCATTCCTGTTGTGTCGGCGGACTGGCTTTGGGCATCGTACAAGGACAAGCAAAGCGTATCTTTTGACAGGTTCAGGATCAGCTTGGAAGCATTCGACGCGAAAGAGCTTCGCACCAGCTCACCAGCGGCAAGCACAGAACGAAGTGACAATCGCTCATCCCGAGGGTCTGGCCAGGATGCGAAGTG GACAGATGATCTTCTGCAGCCCAAACGTTTATCCAATACACGCAAGCGACATGCAGTGCCAGCGCTGCAGCTCAAAGCCCCTGCGCCAAAGTCATCAAAGCTGAAGCCGAGATCTGGACCATTCGTCTACGAGGAAGATGAAGACGATGCAGTGATTGTGAACAACGATCCGCCAGCACATGAAGAACAGGCCGGAGTGCAAGATCCGCTATCACCACCAAGTGACGGTCCGCTGCGAGAGATATCACCAAACGCCTCTCAGCAGCGGAGCCAGCATGGGGGAGACTTGGGCAGAGGTGAGGCTGACAAGGCAGACCCATTCGTGCCCGAAAAGAAAGGCAAGACAGCCGAACTTGAGGCGCCGATCAAATCCCCGAAGAAGAGCCCCAAACGGAGTCCAGTGAAGGACGGCGGTCAAGGCCTCAAGACTGCGCAAGAGTTGACCTCGAATCTGGCCAGCCTTCTCGGGCGTAAGGACTCGGACAACCCAGGCTCGTCCGGAGGACCACAGAAGAGGAAGCACCGACCACTAGGCCGTAACCTCAGTGGCATCTCGAACCGCTCTGCTTCGGCTTCTGGCTCTCCAGCTCTACCGGCTGAGGTCTCTGAGTCCATGGACGCTGATGGTTTCCACTTCTCCAAGATGGCGCCTGAATTACCGCCTAGTACGCAGCTAGGCTACGAGACGCCCGAAGTAGAAGCACATCTCCGGGAGATGAGCAAGAAGATGGGCACTACCTTGCTGCCGGATGAGCTGAGTGGTAGGCGCGTCTCGAACAAGGCCACAGTGAAGGACAGTAGTGAGGTTGTTGCCAAGACGTCAGCGATGGCGGCGGTTGGTAGTAGAGCCAAGGTGAGGACTAGAGCGAAGGGATGA
- a CDS encoding Putative arrestin-related trafficking adapter, with product MAVSYRSSTYGLLYYEPATHHNVDERPQKLFRPRRVGPGRVCIKSVGPDLESTKNDRPQVPYPFKERRKPSVHVKLAAVTRENAKRFLRSVIASPNSNSDSTKLPSTDKADKRRSWSPTKRSQSVQSGDSGAAAGNNMRGNIRHSIGGPINAHLARPRLQSDARDRSAFPSQSTLSSTGARSSPRIDTSTVDSVIPNLNLNDEKPIASGNGVSLGVHLAEPVLFLQGFENAEHATGNTAMLRGSLHLRVQKSAKIKAVNLKFKGTAVTKWPEGIPPRKVEFEERDTIMSHTWPFFNAQFESAEKGTNADHVQLFKDGASATVTRLDPLGRSNDAGSNLNLSAKEAKKLALSVNQSRSFGKGDPVPGGPTVAAKGYRTFMPGDYIYNFELPLDSRLPETIDVELGSVKYELEATVERSGAFRANLIGNKEVTLIRAPAEGSLEQVEPIAISRNWEDLLHYDIVISGKSFPLGSSVPIAFKLTPLAKVQCHRIKVLVTENIEYFCSNKRVHRMEPTRKVQLFEKRADGPPNSTYPGSTMRVTAGGGIPYDQRARAARGEDVASTDSTNLLGNLEGDSNIGPTEMEFNVQLPSCHTMKDRERNQKLHFDTTYQNIQVHHWIKIVMRLSRPDAQDPSKRRHFEISIDSPFHILSCRATQANISLPAYSSPMATPMSAHLFECGCPGAAQRRNSPTGLIPAMHAINTGSRTNVQDARPAHTDPWLPQLQRPPTLHHADHVRHDQHTLSRLQRAPDRPMHLLRAPSFNPPAFEDEEPPPPLITPPPQYDSIASPTSGLADYFARLGDAYDSDSGDESHTTGGRVNVPLTPGGRVNRSMDLGRGWVPVGGRS from the coding sequence ATGGCAGTATCTTACCGATCCTCTACCTACGGCCTTCTCTACTACGAGCCTGCAACGCACCACAACGTCGACGAACGTCCCCAGAAGCTCTTCCGACCTCGTCGTGTCGGGCCTGGGAGGGTGTGCATAAAGTCGGTTGGGCCAGATCTTGAGAGCACAAAGAACGATCGGCCTCAAGTCCCCTACCCATTCAAAGAACGGCGCAAGCCGTCGGTCCACGTCAAGCTGGCGGCGGTCACGAGAGAAAACGCTAAGCGGTTTCTTCGATCTGTCATCGCGAGCCCGAACTCCAACTCCGACTCTACGAAGCTACCAAGCACCGACAAGGCCGACAAGAGGAGGTCGTGGTCTCCAACCAAGCGCTCGCAGTCGGTGCAATCGGGAGACAGTGGAGCAGCCGCAGGGAACAACATGAGAGGAAACATCAGGCATTCGATAGGTGGTCCTATAAATGCACATCTGGCGCGGCCTCGACTACAGAGTGATGCACGGGATCGTTCAGCCTTCCCGTCGCAGTCAACTCTGAGCAGCACAGGGGCTCGATCGTCCCCTCGAATAGATACCTCGACCGTCGATAGTGTCATCCCGAACCTGAACTTGAACGATGAAAAGCCGATTGCGTCAGGAAATGGAGTGAGTCTTGGAGTACACCTAGCCGAGCCAGTGCTCTTCTTGCAAGGGTTCGAAAATGCCGAGCATGCAACTGGCAACACTGCCATGCTACGAGGCAGCCTACATCTACGAGTACAGAAGAGCGCGAAGATCAAGGCCGTGAATTTGAAATTCAAGGGCACAGCCGTGACTAAATGGCCGGAAGGGATACCGCCACGAAAGGTCGAATTCGAAGAACGTGACACAATCATGTCACATACATGGCCCTTCTTCAACGCTCAGTTCGAGAGCGCTGAGAAGGGCACCAATGCAGATCACGTACAACTCTTCAAGGATGGCGCCTCAGCTACAGTTACGAGGCTAGATCCCCTAGGCAGGTCGAACGATGCTGGTTCCAACCTCAATCTGAGCGCGAAGGAGGCCAAGAAACTTGCACTATCTGTGAACCAGTCGCGGAGTTTTGGTAAGGGAGATCCAGTACCGGGAGGTCCGACTGTTGCTGCGAAGGGGTACCGAACGTTCATGCCAGGCGACTACATTTACAACTTCGAGCTGCCGTTGGACAGCCGGTTACCTGAGACCATCGATGTGGAGCTCGGCTCAGTGAAATACGAGCTTGAAGCAACAGTTGAGCGATCAGGAGCTTTCCGAGCCAATCTGATTGGCAATAAGGAGGTTACGCTCATTCGCGCCCCTGCGGAAGGCTCTCTCGAGCAGGTCGAGCCCATTGCCATCAGTCGAAACTGGGAAGATCTGCTACACTACGACATAGTTATCTCTGGCAAGAGCTTTCCTTTGGGCTCGTCAGTACCCATCGCCTTCAAACTGACACCACTTGCGAAAGTCCAATGCCATCGAATCAAAGTACTGGTCACCGAGAACATTGAATACTTCTGCTCAAATAAACGAGTACACCGGATGGAACCAACAAGAAAGGTACAGCTCTTCGAGAAGCGAGCAGATGGTCCACCCAACAGCACCTACCCGGGCAGTACCATGCGCGTAACCGCCGGCGGTGGCATTCCCTACGATCAGAGAGCACGAGCGGCACGCGGCGAAGACGTTGCATCGACAGATAGCACAAACCTTCTGGGTAACCTGGAAGGTGACTCAAACATTGGTCCCACAGAGATGGAGTTCAACGTACAACTACCGAGCTGTCACACGATGAAGGACCGCGAACGGAACCAGAAGCTACACTTCGATACGACATACCAGAACATCCAAGTGCACCACTGGATCAAGATTGTGATGCGGCTATCAAGACCTGACGCACAAGACCCAAGCAAGCGAAGGCACTTTGAGATATCCATCGACTCGCCGTTCCACATCCTATCATGCCGTGCAACACAAGCCAACATCTCCCTCCCGGCCTACAGCTCACCAATGGCCACGCCCATGAGCGCACACCTCTTTGAATGCGGCTGTCCTGGTGCCGCCCAAAGGCGAAACTCACCCACCGGCCTCATACCCGCAATGCACGCTATCAACACCGGCTCACGAACAAACGTGCAAGACGCTCGACCTGCCCACACAGATCCCTGGTTGCCACAATTACAGAGACCGCCAACGTTACACCATGCGGACCACGTAAGGCACGACCAGCATACTCTCTCACGACTACAACGTGCACCAGATCGACCAATGCACTTACTGCGAGCTCCATCGTTCAACCCACCTGCATTCGAGGACGAAGAGCCACCGCCGCCCCTCATCACACCACCGCCGCAGTACGATAGCATCGCGAGCCCGACAAGTGGTCTCGCAGATTACTTTGCCCGCCTGGGCGACGCATACGACTCTGACAGTGGAGACGAATCGCATACAACAGGAGGACGAGTCAATGTACCGTTGACACCCGGTGGCCGCGTCAATCGGTCGATGGATCTAGGAAGAGGGTGGGTCCCAGTCGGTGGAAGATCGTGA
- a CDS encoding putative Na(+)/H(+) antiporter, producing the protein MAWDQLSINKPHLVYIILGGFTSLFMLCSSVIKERLYIGEATVATICGIIFGPHAANLINPMTWGNTDQITLEFSRIVLVVQCFAIGVELPKAYMERHWRSVVFLLIPVMTFGWLVTSLFIWAVFHGHLDWLESLTVAACVTATDPVLASSVVGKGKFAKRVPKHMRDLLSAESGCNDGMAFPFIYLALYILHYKPDGGHILFHWVCYTILYECVFGAFFGVMVGYIARRMIRYAHEKDLIDRESFLVYYFVLALFCAGAGSLLGLDDLLVGFACGVGFSNDGWFTEKTEESHVSNVIDLLINLAFFVYFGTIIPWEQYNIGTLGLDVWRLIVIALLVLFFRRIPIMLALKPLIPDIKTWREALFAGHFGPIGVGAIFVAILARAELETDSTTPLAVLPPDSTPEYNVIYLIWPITTFLVVVSIVVHGSSIAVFTLGKHINTLTLTMSYTQANEQSWMDRLPRIQSRSKSQMSAQSFDDEKGESGYLQPGTFLRRQKEEDNPSRAQSRASSRRRSRHSKSKSLTGMFGPGGPISQSAIEPSKKRDESPERGFNRSDSDTLAVKSDPPSDDKASPAEDASGSDVEKKDSSGEIYEEGQETVYEDEEGNVLEIEPSGGQQGKKREEHELREGRRLMHKEAADKNHGVAPTHDDPKTDSGREAVNKMETGKGHVLGEPDSKAKQRPGKGWREGWNKMSKMSSTAIRGRDAATKAKNQLEHKETRGPARAYQYGNTIIVEDEDGEVIRKYDIPAPDKKEGNVEHPSKTNERIGRMGKMLGLSSKEAKAEAGAPGPDTANAEAGPVDSKASIMKPLQEDDNRVRFVTQGGRRMSKAEFITQIRSMDPKSRVEAVEDSDVPEAVKREARKESREQALPPTPPRGREQSVQVNPVPTVAERPEAESQAENAGEAIRPAQVERTATSESTDLKLVTSQDEEVPVHDISSDLRDRRTQRQGEGGAERTETAAERRRRLAAARPVEDSDSEDDGTDRIPPARRHGASSNSPPAQADRMTADTGETAAERRRREGALGITGRDDSDSEDDDQPREAPQTRSNIRFADESATQQQPQRRLRWGKDVRQ; encoded by the coding sequence ATGGCGTGGGATCAGCTGTCCATCAACAAGCCGCATCTGGTCTACATCATACTGGGCGGCTTCACCAGCCTGTTCATGTTGTGCTCCTCCGTCATCAAGGAGCGATTGTACATCGGCGAGGCAACTGTCGCAACGATATGTGGTATCATATTTGGACCGCATGCCGCCAACCTGATCAACCCAATGACCTGGGGCAATACCGACCAGATCACTCTCGAGTTCTCTCGGATCGTGCTGGTCGTCCAGTGTTTCGCCATTGGAGTTGAATTACCAAAGGCGTATATGGAGCGTCACTGGCGCTCCGTCGTCTTCCTTCTGATACCGGTCATGACTTTCGGCTGGCTTGTCACAAGTCTGTTCATCTGGGCCGTATTCCACGGGCATCTCGACTGGCTTGAGAGTTTGACAGTGGCTGCTTGTGTCACAGCTACTGATCCTGTCCTCGCCTCGTCCGTGGTCGGCAAAGGCAAGTTTGCAAAGCGTGTGCCAAAGCATATGCGAGATCTCTTGTCGGCTGAGTCTGGCTGCAACGATGGAATGGCATTCCCGTTCATCTATCTTGCCTTGTACATCTTACACTACAAGCCAGATGGTGGACACATCCTGTTCCACTGGGTGTGCTACACTATCCTGTACGAGTGCGTATTTGGCGCCTTCTTTGGCGTGATGGTGGGCTACATTGCACGACGCATGATCAGATACGCTCACGAGAAGGATTTGATCGATAGGGAGTCATTCTTGGTCTATTACTTTGTCTTGGCTCTATTTTGTGCTGGAGCTGGATCCCTCCTTGGCTTGGACGACTTACTGGTGGGCTTCGCTTGTGGAGTTGGCTTCAGTAACGACGGATGGTTTACCGAGAAGACCGAAGAGTCGCACGTCTCCAACGTTATTGACCTGCTCATCAACTTAGCATTCTTCGTCTACTTTGGCACGATTATACCTTGGGAGCAATACAACATCGGCACCCTTGGCCTCGATGTATGGAGACTCATCGTCATTGCTCTTCTGGTACTGTTTTTCAGGCGAATCCCGATCATGCTCGCCCTCAAACCATTGATACCGGACATTAAGACCTGGCGAGAGGCTTTGTTTGCTGGACATTTCGGGCCCATCGGCGTCGGTGCCATCTTTGTGGCGATTCTTGCAAGAGCAGAACTGGAAACAGACTCGACGACGCCGCTTGCAGTGTTGCCGCCAGACTCGACGCCGGAGTACAACGTCATCTACCTCATCTGGCCCATCACCACGTTCTTGGTTGTGGTCTCGATTGTGGTCCACGGCTCATCTATCGCCGTATTCACCCTCGGCAAGCACATCAACACATTGACACTGACTATGTCATACACCCAAGCGAATGAGCAATCTTGGATGGATCGTCTGCCTCGCATCCAGTCCAGATCCAAGAGTCAAATGTCGGCTCAGTCTTTCGATGACGAAAAAGGCGAATCTGGTTATCTGCAGCCGGGCACTTTCTTACGAAGACAGAAGGAAGAGGACAATCCAAGCCGTGCACAAAGCAGAGCATCGTCGCGACGTCGATCACGGCATAGCAAGAGTAAGAGCCTGACAGGAATGTTTGGTCCCGGCGGGCCTATTAGTCAGTCGGCGATCGAACCTTCGAAGAAGAGAGACGAAAGCCCAGAGCGAGGTTTCAACAGGAGCGACTCTGACACCCTTGCTGTGAAGAGTGATCCTCCCTCGGATGACAAAGCATCACCCGCTGAAGACGCTAGCGGCTCCGACGTGGAGAAGAAGGACAGTTCCGGCGAGATCTACGAAGAAGGTCAAGAGACGGTCTACGAGGACGAAGAGGGCAACGTTTTGGAGATCGAGCCAAGTGGAGGCCAGCAAGGCAAGAAGCGTGAAGAGCACGAGCTTCGTGAAGGCCGCAGGCTCATGCACAAGGAAGCCGCCGACAAGAATCATGGTGTGGCACCGACTCATGACGATCCAAAGACTGACTCTGGCCGTGAAGCGGTCAACAAAATGGAGACTGGCAAAGGCCATGTGCTCGGCGAGCCGGATAGTAAAGCTAAGCAAAGACCCGGCAAGGGCTGGCGAGAAGGCTGGAATAAAATGAGCAAGATGAGCAGCACCGCCATTCGTGGTCGTGACGCCGCCACGAAAGCGAAGAATCAGCTTGAGCACAAGGAGACCAGGGGTCCTGCTCGAGCATACCAGTACGGCAATACTATCATTGTAGAAGACGAGGACGGTGAAGTCATTCGAAAGTATGACATACCGGCGCCGGACAAGAAGGAGGGCAATGTTGAGCATCCCAGCAAGACCAATGAAAGAATCGGGAGAATGGGCAAGATGCTTGGTCTCAGCTCTAAGGAAGCAAAGGCGGAGGCTGGTGCTCCAGGACCTGATACTGCGAACGCTGAGGCAGGTCCTGTAGATTCGAAGGCATCCATCATGAAGCCTCTTCAGGAAGACGACAATCGCGTACGTTTTGTGACTCAGGGAGGTCGACGCATGAGCAAGGCAGAGTTCATCACTCAGATCCGTAGCATGGATCCGAAGTCGCGAGTCGAAGCTGTGGAGGACAGTGACGTGCCAGAGGCTGTCAAGCGTGAAGCCCGAAAAGAATCTCGCGAACAAGCGCTGCCTCCTACACCGCCACGCGGACGTGAACAGTCAGTTCAAGTCAATCCAGTCCCAACCGTTGCCGAACGACCAGAGGCCGAAAGTCAAGCAGAAAACGCAGGCGAAGCGATCCGGCCAGCACAGGTCGAGCGGACTGCGACGAGCGAGTCGACTGACCTGAAGCTAGTGACATCTCAGGATGAGGAAGTGCCTGTGCATGACATATCCTCAGACCTTCGCGACCGACGCACTCAACGTCAGGGTGAAGGCGGAGCTGAGAGGACTGAGACTGCTGCCGAGCGGCGAAGACGCCTAGCAGCCGCGCGACCTGTCGAGGACTCTGACTCTGAGGACGATGGCACAGACCGCATACCGCCAGCGAGACGGCATGGTGCCTCGAGCAACTCACCACCAGCACAGGCGGACCGCATGACTGCCGACACGGGCGAGACCGCTGCAGAGAGGCGTCGCAGAGAAGGTGCTCTAGGCATCACTGGAAGAGATGACAGTGACAGCGAGGATGACGATCAGCCACGAGAAGCACCGCAGACGAGGTCGAACATTCGCTTTGCGGATGAGTCTGCCACGCAACAGCAGCCACAGCGCAGATTACGATGGGGAAAGGACGTAAGACAATAG